A portion of the Engraulis encrasicolus isolate BLACKSEA-1 unplaced genomic scaffold, IST_EnEncr_1.0 scaffold_34_np1212, whole genome shotgun sequence genome contains these proteins:
- the LOC134443677 gene encoding cerebellin-4-like, whose protein sequence is MRAAISLLVLLLSMCGVQTESHGTDASTQDVSTELKELRDLVVELRGSLRHTRDDVKVLEADNVAMKQRLAVSESKVSVLEAENVAVKERLVASESKVEALERVLQDTKAEMKTEVDNLKKENAAQETELTAVKNMEKEIRAAPKLAFSAGLRESGDGYTEAGSNNLNLVFKKVFTNVGEAYSSTTGFFTAPVRGVYYFRFTVVDLLNSRYMFIRMYKNGQQLMQLGEHDTDGMASYLSSGLTLQLEKGDVVNMVLPAGYRLYDDGNNQSTFSGFLLVPL, encoded by the coding sequence atgagggctgccatctcactgctggtgctgctgctctccatgtgtggagtccagacagagagccacggcactgacgcctctacccaggacgtctctactgagctgaaggaactcagagactTGGTGGTGGAGCTGAGAGGATCACTGCGACATACTCGAGATGACGTTAAGGTTTTGGAGGCAGATAATGTAGCAATGAAACAAAGGCTTGCAGTCAGTGAGAGTAAAGTGTCGGTACTGGAGGCTGAAAATGTTGCAGTGAAAGAAAGACTTGTGGCCAGTGAAAGTAAGGTGGAGGCTCTGGAGAGGGTGTTACAGGACACCAAAGCAGAAATGAAGACGGAGGTGGACAATCTGAAGAAGGAAAATGCTGCACAAGAGAcagagctgacagcagtgaagaATATGGAGAAAGAGATCAGAGCAGCACCCAAGTtggccttctcagcaggtctgAGGGAATCTGGAGATGGATACACAGAGGCTGGGAGTAATAACCTGAACTTAGTGTTCAAGAAAGTCTTCACCAATGTAGGAgaggcctacagcagcacaactggcttcttcacagctccagtcaggggggtctactacttcaggttcactgttgtGGATTTACTGAACTCACGCTACATGTTTATCAGGATGTATAAGAATGGGCAGCAGCTCATGCAGCTGGGAGAGCATGACACCGATGGAATGGCCtcctatctgtccagtggcctgactctgcagctggagaagggagatgtAGTGAACATGGTGCTACCAGCAGGCTACAGGCTCTATGATGATGGTAATAACCagagcaccttcagtggcttcctgctcgtCCCTCTCTGA